TAAGAAACTTCTTGCCCCCCAAATTATGTTATGCATGCTGGAAGTataaaaggtttgcagtaaacaCTAGATGTGAATATCActtatgagtacatgtacatagtttcaaatccaacactactcaaacgTGTTATTCACACTGGTAATACTGCAAACCTCTCATATTATGATAGCCAAATGATGTTTGAAAAATGGAAAAATAGCACCCACAATCTTGTATTTGATGGCCCACTGACTCCATACAAACAGACAAATACTGAAATTGTCTAAATACCTCATTCTAAACAGCATCCACACCTGTGACATGATTGTGCACCCTGACACTATCCCATTATAAATCAGTGAAGTGTAAACAATTGTTTACACTTCATTGACTTATTCAACTATCATGTAGTCTTTTCTGTTCCTTGCTACTAAACTTACCTGTATAAAGGAAAAatgtagaaaataaaacaaccaaacTTTGATAAAGATCACTGGATACGTGGTTGGGTAAATTTTACTTTGATACATTTTATAATTACTTTTCGAGTGGTCAAATATTTTAGCGGGCGGGGCGGGGCGATTGTCATGTTTTGAGGGTATTGCTCCATGGGAAAACTACGCATTTATTTTGCAATTGCATTCTTTTCCGGCTAATCGCTTTTTTACTTCCGGGTGTTCGGTTTTACAGAATCGATTAAATGTTTTGCGGCTGGGTTCACGCAGCGCGGGCGTCGGGGTCACATGACACACTTCAGATATCAACAATGCGCGTCAGCTGATCATCAGTCAGTGCATGCTATGATCAGTGTGTAGTTCGGTTCAGCCAGAACTAGCTAGCTGAGCACAACTGGTAAAGTGTATTACATGtgctaaaaaccaaaaacaagttTCACTTATGTTCATAAACAAGGACGGAAGCCACACACCAGGCTGTAATACTCTCGAGAGACGAGCAAGTTTGGAGCAGGTTCTTTTTTACggtaaatgtttttttacttgataacaagATTTTGGAATAATTAATTATGATCTGGGAGGTTTAAAAGCAACATTTGAGACGTACATCCTTTTCTGAACTTGTAGTGAATTCCTTTAAGAACTAAAgctttctttgtgcacaaaagacGCACGCTTTTGTTcccttctttttttgaaaactgCTGAGGTGTAACGACATCGAGGGGCGCATAGCAAATGCTCGTACATCTCTTCGTCTGCTCTGGTCAGAGAAGTTTCTCGATTAATAAGGCAGTTTTTTTTCGCTACTATTTTCCTTAGCCAATGTAGCAGGTTTGGACTTGGCTCGGTGGTGTTTGCCCCTCACAGGGAAGAACCTGCTCATTGGTTAAAGTTGTAAGTAatatatattaattattattaaaaaagaaaaatttgcatACTCCCACGCAGTCGGCGTACAAGAGACACCACAGTGTAGAGACTGCATTATTGCGAGTCCAGAATGACATTCTTGTCTCTCTTGACCAACGGCAGGAAGCTCTCTTGGTATTACTGGACTATAGTGCGGCCTTTGATACCATTGACCATGCCATCTTGCTCATCCGACTCACAAAGCGGTATGGATTTGGAGGCCTGGTTCACAAGTGGTTTTCTTCATATCTCTCGGAGCGTTCTCATGTTGTGAAAATTGGGGACCAACATTCCTATTCTGTCGAAGACAACTGTGGAATTCCGCAAGGCTCTATTATGGGACCTCTCCTCTACACATTGTATACTGCCGCTATATATGATATCATCAAAGCTCATGGACTTCATTCCATGATATATGCAGATGACATTCAGGTGTACTTAACATTCTCACCAGGTGACAGAGAGATTGCCACACGTCGTATAAACAGGTGCATTGACGACATTACTTCTTGGTCGACCAGAAACAAGTTACTTGTCAATGCATCCAAGactgaaattgtacattttatatCTAAGTTTGCTCCCCCTCCTTTGGAGGCTCTTGTTATCACTGTTGATGGAGTTGACATTCCTGCAGTTAGTAAGGCACGCAACTTGGGTGTAATCATGGATAAGCACCTCACAATGTCTGATCACATCACTAAAACCTGTCGGTTGGCATTCATAGCCATTCGGAAAATTGGACAGATCCGGCAATACCTAAATAGTAGATCTATTAATATACTTGTTCATGCTTTGATAATGTCACATGTTGATAATTGTAATTCATTGTTGTATGGCCTTCCGAAAAAGGAATTAAACCGTGTACAGAGAATTCAAAACACAGCAGCAAGGTTAATAGTGGGTGCTCGTTCAAGAGATTCCATCACTCCTCTTCTAAAGAAACTTCATTGGTTGCCCGTAGAGAAACGTGTTGTTTTTAAGATTCTTATGATGTGTTTTAAAGCCCAGAATAATCTTGGTCCATCTTATATGTCAGATCTAATTCATAAGCATAATCCAGTTCGTACACTTCGATCATCGTCACAACACCTCCTTGCAGTACACCCTGTTAATATGCATATATCTATGGAGACCGTTCCTTTGTGGCTTCGGCTCCAACTCTGTGGAATTCTCTGCCCTTGACGATCAGGAAAACATCTTCCCTTGGTGATTTCAAGAGTGCCTTAAAGACACACCTTTTCTTACAATAGTTTACGTTCTTGTATTGTTGTATCGTTATGCTTGTAGTGgtattatttgttatatatatatatatttatgttgttgttgatttatagtgtacttctttgtaaagcgcttagagaattaagtgttaattattaggcgctatataaatcgaaagttattattattaggtagTTATTACCCCGCCTAGGCAGGTGCAGGCATTTTCCAATAATTTAAGGCCTCGGCAGTTGCAGGCCAATCTAAATTGCATTGTTGGTAAGGTTATAAAGTTACTGGACTCTTACCACCAAATGTAAGTTGTGGGGCTAGATCTAGAAGCTTTATGCACACATGTTCCAATATTTCAACACTGCAACATTGTAACTGAAACATCGCTCTAACCTCAAACCACATGACCAATCAGTCACTCTGGTTTTTCCCAATGGTTGTAACTCATACTGCGGATGGAAATGGAATCCTGGCTGATGAATTGTCACATCACATGATGTGTACACATAAAGACATGTGACATTGATATTAACCTTGTGAATTATTGTTCAAGTTTACTTCCTCATACTGTGTGCACGTCCATTGGTGCGGAGTGttaatttgtttccattttttatgtagtttttttggccttggtgcctcttgaaAAGTTTCTCACAGACCCAAACTTTGCATTGCCCTCTCAAagtcaaagaaaaaaattacatgcATGGCCTGTACTGACTTTCGTAGGTTTAAAAGCAACATTTGAGACGTACATCCTTTTCTGAATTTTCTAAATTAATTTCTTttcttccacaggtttgtttcattttatgtGCAGATGCCTACATGATTGAACACGCATTTGTGTTTGGACACAATTTGTGCGCCGCATGAAGAATGTCCAACATTTATAAAGAGATCAGTGCAAATTCAAACTATCCTCAACCAAACAGGAAAATGAAAGCAAATGTATCTGACGTTGAAATATCAGATAGTACAAAATCAACTGGTATTCGGCGGGATCGTATCGGTGTAGTACTATGCATTCTGTGTTGTGAGCTCTGTGAACGATTGACATACTACAGCATCGGGGGAAACTTGGTTCTGTATTGCACCAATGAGTTGAAGTACACCAGTGCTGATGCCACAACAGTTGCGTTCATCTTCACTGGTACCACGTATTTTGTGCCTGTGTTTGGAGGATGGATTGCGGACTCCGTCTCAGGGAAATTCAATGCAATATTTGGAGCTGCTCTCATCTACTGTATAGGTAAGCCTAGACTTTgttagtacatgtagtttcacTTACAGAGCAGTGCCATgagctttgtgaaattaatGTTTGGTATCTCAATAGAACTGAGAACTGAGAATTTGACAATCAGTTTAGAGGCTTAAAGGGAAGTTAATGTGTTAACAAGAACAATCAGTCTTCAAGTATTATGGGGtctacataattttttttcagaatgtttTCCAGGAGTTTATTTTTTCTTGTGTACAAAGGTTTTGTGTTTGAGATACTGAAATAATGGTGAACATAGAAAACTTTCCTGTGATACAGAAATAAGGGtgaacaaataattttgttcatgTGAGACACAGAAATAAGGgtgaacaaataaaattgttccTGTCAGAAACAGAAATAAGGTTGACATGGTTGAACAAAGCACATTGTTCCTGTGAGATACAGAAATAAGGGTGAACAAAGACAACTTTTCCTGTCAGATACAGAAGTAAGGgtgaacatacatgtaaacaacTTTTCCTGTCATAAAGAAATAAGGGTGAACATAGACAACTTTTGACTGCATTGTAGAGCAGCATTTAAACCTGCAgactctaataataataacaataataaaaataatagtaataataataacaggtatAAAAAGCCATATCCAAAAAAATTCTCAAAGGCGCTGTACATTAAAAAGGCAGAAAACACTAAACattataaaagcaaaacaaaagtttaCATCTGATTCATAAAGGGGAAACAGGTGCCAATCCCACTCTGACACAAGTCATCTTTTTATTGTTCACTCCATAcagttagtttcccttgtggtttgtttttcAGCCTGATCAATCTTGTACTATTTTTGATCTACAGGAACAACAATCCTCCCAGTTATCTCAATTGACTACACCCAGTTTGGCCAAACTCTAGGTCTGACAGTAGGGCAAAAACAAGGCTTCTTTATCTGTGGGTTAACCCTCATTGCTATTGGTACTGGTGGTATTAAATCTAACGTTGGACCGTTTGGTGCTCAACAACTAGATGATCTGGGAGAAGGTGCTGTGAAATCTTTTTTTAATTGGTAAGTACCCAAGTCCAACGTTGTTGGGTTGCTTTAAAAGTACAAATATTACCTTTAGGCTCAAATTAAAGTTTTCACCAGCAAAGGGTAAACTAGATGTATGCCTATCCCATCTCAAGTACAGTTTGTAACTTGTTCCGCTTGTTTTTCCTAAGCAAAAATGTTTTCAGCACCATGTTTTTAGCTTTCAGAAGCTCTAcgaaatttcatagagctgctttaaaagacactggacacaaggccctattggtaattgtcaaagaccagtcttctcacttggtgtatctcaacatatgcacagaataacaaacctgtgaaaatctgaactcaattggtcgtcgaagttgcgagataataatggaagaaaaaacacccttgtcacacaaagttgtatgctttgagatttgatttcgaaacctcaaaatctaatgccgaggtctcgaaatcaaattcatgaaaaattatctttctcgaaaactatatgtatatatgttacttcagagggagccgtttctcacaattttgtatactatcaacagctccctattactagttaccaagtgaggtgttatgctaatgtttgttttgagtaattactaatcgtgtccaatgcctttaagcaactaattacttttaaaacattgttgtgACACTTTCAGGTTCTACTGGTTTATCAATGTTGGATCTGCCATTGCATTCTCTGGTGTCGCCTATGTCCAACAAGAGATTGGGTTTGATGTTGGATTTGCCATCCCTGCAGTTTCAATAATCTTGGCAATTGTGGTTCTCATGATTGGACGCAAATGGTATCGAATGAGGCCACCTGAAGGTATGTACCATTGAAAATAATCAGACCAAAAAGTTGTTGAGCAGTTGAGAATATTTTCATGGCATTTCAGAAGAAATGACATGTACGTGTATGCCTTTGCCTTTTGAACCTTGTATCTGAATCTACTGAGCTGTATAATAtggttaaatattttgttaataattactTGTATTGATTGCTGGCTAAACTTGCATCATTTGGTACAGGATGATTTACCTATTTTGCAAACACTTAGTTTAGACAGGACTTTTTTCATCCAATCACTTTTCCCAACAGACGCTGCCATAAATTTACAGCAGATGTCCAAAGTCCCAAGTACAAAAGTATCAAAGATGATCTCTCACTCTCTTTATTCGTCTCTGATTAGGGAGTGTCTTCAACACTGTTGCCAAGATCATCTTCCAAGGCTTGTCTCAGATTCGAAAACCCAAACCAGCTGGTGTAACAAGCTACAGTTGGCTGGATCGGGCCAAGACATCCTATGGCGGTCACTTTTCAGACGTCAAAGTAGAGGAAGTTAAATCACTGGGAAGACTTATCCCTATATTCCTAGTCCTGATTTTTTATTGGACTGTTTATTTTCAGGTATTTattaaaagtaattaattatCTAATAAACTACAACAAATAAATTCTTTTTAAAGTGTCTGACCATCTTAGATGTACTGTTGGAATAGTTGTGTAAAATAAGACAAACACTTAATTTACTCTGATCATTTTCAGATGAATACAACCTATCTTCTACAAGGTGAACGGATGCGTTTGACGTATAACGACTTCACCATACCAGTGGCTGGACTCAACCTATTTAACACATTAATCATTCTCATACTGGTACCTTTCGTTGACCGGTACCTTTACCAATACCTCGCCAGAAAGGGATATCCACTGTCTCAGCTGAAACGAATCGGTAAGTAAAGGGAAAATAAACCTCAATGGTCCAAAGTCCACAATAAAACTTTATGTTCTTCTTTGCATTGAAAAAGCAAGACTTAGGTAGAAGTTTACACCTGAGTGAAGTTCGAAAGCTATCACCACACCCCTTCCCCCTCccctcaaaaaaagaaaatacatatATTGTATTATTGCCAAAAAAACCAGAACTGGAAGGTGTATGAGCACTTTTAAAGAAGGTCACTACAAAGGCCATTTATCCTTCATTAATCTGCAAAAGTGTAACAAACAATGCAAATGCTGAAGACTTTGGAGAATTTATCCCAAATGTTCAAGGCCCCAACAGATCTCTTGAATCAGAGTCATAAACAAATgttcaacctttaaaaaattctAATTGATTGCAAATTGTAGGTGTAGGGATGGTCTTAGCCGTTGTGTCCATGATAGTAGCAGCTTCTATTGAGTTTGCTCGTAAAGCAGACATACAGAAGAATGGCTACATTCAACAAGAAGTGGGTGGTAAAACCTTCAATGCATCAGATCTGTCTGTCTTTGCGCAGATCCCACAGTATACATTCATCGGGGCAAGTGAGGTGTTTGCAAGCATTACAAGTGAGTATTTCTGTTATTTTCCTATTatggaagaaacaaaaatggacAAATTGAGAAcattaaattaatattgttaGACTTCTTGGCCCAATTCACTAAAGCTGGATGTGCTTGATAGGCAAAAAATGTCACCAATCACAGTGCAAGATACGTTTGTAATTGTTAGATTATTATATATTTGTCTCTTCACCCTACTCTGATGTGTGTTACTCAGGAGGCCCTACTTTCCGGTCTTGCATAATAAGAGTGGATGTTGAACCCAAGACCTTAACTTTTATAGAGCAGTgccttaccactagaccaagaTTGACCTGGTAGCTCCAGGCAGTTCAATCCTTTTTTTGTCAGGGGGGTACTGCAACATTGTAAAATTTGCAATcagaaataataaattaataatccAAATGTTTGCTTCTGTAGTTACATGAATGTGATTTTAATTTGTTCTTGTTATTAGGTCTAGAGTTTGCGTATTCACAGGCTCCTGTATCAATGCAAGGTGTTATCATGGGATTCTGCCTACTGGCCTCTGGTCTCGGCAGCTATTTAGGCTCATTGCTGGTAACTGTTGTCAATGCCATCACATTTGGTAAGACAGTTGACTCTTAACATGCTTAAAGGCGATGCATTTCCTAACCTCCTTGTTAAAATTGTTGTGTGTGAGAAGGCCTTAAAAGATAAATAACACTATTCCTGTTCTTGTGTTTGAAATTGTTCTACATAGTTCCATTGTAAGCCATGTAACAATCTGGCTCAACTGATTGTATCAAAATCCCATTGTATTAGTTTTTTAATGGCCTCACGCATCAATCTTAAGATTAAAAGTAAAACACTACAAGTTAATGTTGCCTTGGCTGGGCTTCATTAGATGATGAATCAATATCACCATGGTGATtggtattgtgacatcacactttgctcagcaaagacaGTTACAGTAAATATGTATGTAAGAGTATGAACAGTAGAACTGATATCCATTGCAAATCTTTCCCCCAGGAGCTGAATGGATCCCAAATGAAATCAACAACGGCCATTTGGAGTATTTCTTCCTCCTTCTGGCGGGAATAATGTTTCTCAACTTCCTGGTCTTTCTACTCATAGCAAAGCAATACAGGTATGTAGAAGATCGCCCCTTGGACCTTCAACCTGAATTACCTCCAGATGACCTTTTTAATCAGaatggtcaaaggtcaagagaaCCAGGAAGGGATAGTGTAGGTGAGACAACTGCATTACTCAGTGACTCAGAGATGTGAAATCTTGGAAGATTACTTAAGAGATGCTTAGTTCAACAAACACTTTTGAGCAAACCAAGTCTTTAAAGGtgactttcattaaaaaattgagTTACCGGTACAAAACTTATTAACAGCCAATATGATGCCATGAGTTACTGGTACAAAACTTATTAACAGCCAATGTGATGCCATGCCAAAACCAGGCACCAAACACTAGTATGTTGAGAAAATAATACTTAAAATCTAAGGTCTATAAATTAGATGTTATTTGGAAATGCTTCTCATTGAGTTGATGAGCAATTAAATTCAGCTTTGAGTTTTGGCAATTAGATTTGGTATCAAGTGTCATGAAGGTCAACACAGAATATTAATGATTAGTATTATCAAACAATTTAAATGAAAACCTAAAATGTTGATTACTGTGCAAGATCAACAATCTTCTACCTGTGCAGAGCAATTAATTACAAGattgacagaaataataataacaaggatTTAAATAACAACTCTGTAGTCTGTATTTATTTTGCTTGTATTATGTTATCCACGAAcgaggcatgcaacttttcctcggatcagccgatttcctctttttttaatctcggttttaccattcaaaattaaaaaatactatacaaaatctttgaattttttttaatttcctctttttttttgtcaagttgcagttgcatgcctgatgaacaattgtttgttatttatgcctTTTCAACTCCAGTGATGATCTCTTTTCATGtcaaacaaacttgttttaaacCAAATGAAATGGATTAAATCTCGATTGAAATGGATACTTCCCATGGTCTCTAATTTTGGGGGAGTGAAAACTACTACACTTGCATTTATAACCGAAAATTGAAATATTTGACCAACTGgaatacaaatattattttttatattgagtttatgtattgtaaagttttaaaACGATATttggtctgggtactttttccacaatgtccacagattgacgttaaaatattaacagtttgaagataatgatagtagaaagcttcccttaaactattacttgctgaggtgctgtagtttttgagaaattagttccAAGAAAAAtgaatttgagaaatgttgTCAAACTATCTAATCCTGCTAACTTAAACATCAAATAACTCCTAAAAGGTCACCCTATTATCACCTCACACAGTTGGATCACGTCCTGTTTCAAAATCAAGACATTCTCCTCAGCCACTACAAAGAAAACTTAATTTTTATAACTTAATTTTTCCTAGACTATCATGAATAATTTCTGACAACTCATTGACAGAATCAAACCTTTCAACATCAATTACTTTAACACCATTCCTCTGTTTTCTTTTGATTTTAAAAGCCAAATAATCTATAATTCACAAGCACACagctcaattcaattcaaaaactcaattcaattcaacatttatttccaaactCTCAACcaatacaataaatataaattcAACATAAACAAAGTGATGCAGCCATttctctctttttgttttgtttttggaaagCCAAATAATCTATAATTCACAAGCACACagctcaattcaattcaacatttatttccaaactCCTCACCcaatacaataaatataaattcAACATAAACAAAGTGATGCAAGAATTTTAGGAATTGAGGTCGGGCAATACAGCAGAAGTGCATAGATACTGATATCCTTGAGGCCTACCAACGGAAAAGAATTTGTTCTGTGTgctttaaaccaaaataaagcTGTACTAGACTTGTAACGGGGGCTTATGCcaaatgttacatgtacaacgtGTACACTTTCTTCAGTTGTCAGGGTGCAATACAATCATTACCAAACTcatgttttttatatataagatGAAACGATGCCACCAAGGAAACTCGATGTTGCGTATGTTTACTAACAGATTCTATGTTTTACGAACtctttaacaactttttttaactTCAGTTAATCAGTCCTTCTGATTTGAAAATCACAGgcgtgtaaaaaaaacacacctggATTTTCCCGAGGGGTGTGATTTTGGTTACGCCAAAACTGAATGCCAAGGCGTGTATTTTAGAGGGATCAGGCGTGTGATTATTCGCACTCCTGCGATCGCACACCTCAAATCAGAAGGACTGGTTAATTCTTTTTGCTCAGGTTCAAAGAGAGGGTATTTTTGGGTAGTTTCTtagattcattttttttagtgaagGATTATTCCCTCTCAAAGTATATCACTTTAAAGGTAGATTCTAGCAAAGTTATCAACAACTCTCTAATGCTCTTTAAATATGAAATTGATTTcggggagtaattaccaaatatatacatgtaacttCCCTTTAACCATGTATTAACAGGTGTAACTAATTAACTTTCTAGTATGGATGAGGACAAAAATAACACGATTTAAAAGTAGCTTTTGAAAATTTAACACTAAAATGTTGATAAATATATCAAGAACAAGATTGAGTGTTAGGAGAGTTTGACTTGGAATCATGGTGGACCCT
This Asterias amurensis chromosome 21, ASM3211899v1 DNA region includes the following protein-coding sequences:
- the LOC139952869 gene encoding solute carrier family 15 member 4-like, producing MSNIYKEISANSNYPQPNRKMKANVSDVEISDSTKSTGIRRDRIGVVLCILCCELCERLTYYSIGGNLVLYCTNELKYTSADATTVAFIFTGTTYFVPVFGGWIADSVSGKFNAIFGAALIYCIGTTILPVISIDYTQFGQTLGLTVGQKQGFFICGLTLIAIGTGGIKSNVGPFGAQQLDDLGEGAVKSFFNWFYWFINVGSAIAFSGVAYVQQEIGFDVGFAIPAVSIILAIVVLMIGRKWYRMRPPEGSVFNTVAKIIFQGLSQIRKPKPAGVTSYSWLDRAKTSYGGHFSDVKVEEVKSLGRLIPIFLVLIFYWTVYFQMNTTYLLQGERMRLTYNDFTIPVAGLNLFNTLIILILVPFVDRYLYQYLARKGYPLSQLKRIGVGMVLAVVSMIVAASIEFARKADIQKNGYIQQEVGGKTFNASDLSVFAQIPQYTFIGASEVFASITSLEFAYSQAPVSMQGVIMGFCLLASGLGSYLGSLLVTVVNAITFGAEWIPNEINNGHLEYFFLLLAGIMFLNFLVFLLIAKQYRYVEDRPLDLQPELPPDDLFNQNGQRSREPGRDSVGETTALLSDSEM